The sequence atgcaaattctttaagttcaaatttcactccactctcttccccgagactcctttgagttcttcttggcAGCCGTGTTGATTGAAGTTTAGCCTCAATATCGGTGCTAGAAACTCAGTCGTCGCAGTCGTGTCTCGACGAGTAAGGGCTAAATTCGTCTCATTTATGGTCTCCcgcttttatactagacggatttaACGTCTGGGGCGTTgaagtcgtctgttaagtgcgtcttgGAGACGCACTTGAAAGAAGtcgttaaagtcgtcagacgttgaatgcatctgtcgtgtttaccatttttatacgttatagacgttaaagtcgtctcgagacggctttaacgtcttagacaactttaaagtctctagcataaaaacggccaatactacccgacgcgttataagacgtgtctgacaaatatcgtgacatcgctcctttgttattggctcgctcgtcttaactcccgtacaaagcgtgcgcacgttaatttcattattcattttcaaaatataatgTCAGGAATCTAGAAATGAAGCTTAATTTGCTCAAACCAAATACAAACTATCTCAAAAGAAGTTTTAGCTACAGTGCGGCCTCACTATGGAACAACATACCCAACAATTTACGTACGATCGAATCGCTTAGATCTTTTAAAAGAGAGGTGAATCGATTTTATGAAAATGAGGGTTAGGCTCCCACACGGCAACCTtgtaaaacagtatttttattactatagtaggtattgaattttattgtacTATTGCTATTGTATTTTTACTAAAGGttttaccgtgtttaaataaagcatgtatgtatgtatgtacacCGTCCAGGTGCGGTTTGATCAATCTCCGAGTCTGAATTACCAGAATCACTCgccatttttttaaagttgACAGAACGAAGCTACGGTAGCTTAAACAATCAGCGTGCGTTTGGCGATGGTGGCGCCGCAAATACGTGATCAGATGGGGAGTCGATGGTCTGCGATCTGTCTGAATTTATAGTAAATGACACTCGCTCTTTAATTTGAACCGCACGTAAATCAACTCTGGTTTTTTTATTGCTGGGGTGAATAGAACGCCGAGTCGACTTCCGGTTGCAATGCAAACAACTGAATTATCTTGTTCAACAAGATAATTTTCTCCCTTTCCCCGGAATTGGTGGAAAACTATTGTTTGGTAGCAAAAACGTAAATTTTACTAACAGCATGCTTCAAGCTTTTTATCTTGGAGAGTTTATTAATTGTCTATAGAATTCCAATTTTAACAACGTAGTTAGATCCTTGCTTTCCCCAGTTTTTTGTTacctttattttaaaatttagatCGCGATGTATAAGCATTGATGGGTAGACCCTTGTAGTATATTGGCAACCATTAAAGGTCAGGTTAAGGTTGAAGGATAGGGAATCATAAcccgaaaataaaataaaagtcatTACAATTTTAGGGCATCTGACTGTTCAAAGACGACACCTTTTTTTCAGAACACCAACCCGGCACTCGTTGTTCTAGCGGATATCCTACTCTCTACTTGAGCTTTCGACTGATGAAACCAAGCTTAAAAATTGTTATAGCGGTTTGTATTAGCAACTGTAAAGACACAACCAAGAAGGACAAAACCCCAGTGATTACTCATTCGGGGTATCTGACTGTAAAAAGACATAGCATGAAACCTTTTGGAAAACCGCtaatgaacctttttttttttattcgtgaTGTGTATCACAGTTTCGACCCCTTTCATGACCACGGGTCTTTCAACAGATAAGACCAAGCATTAAAATTGGTAAAGCGAATCGCATTGGCGAATGTACATTTTCTGGTGGGCTCAGCTTATAAccacaatagaccttttcacgGTTTCTGACTCCATATTGCCTGGAGCCGGGAGGGCAAACACGGCACAGTGAATGTATGGGATTTTGGCCCAATTTAAACCTCTATGACTTCGCTAAAAAGTGGCAGATTTAAAAAATATTCTAACATTTTTATACAATTCATTAATGTCATTTACTAAACGGAGTTTTAAGTCATTGCAAAAGGCGCAACTTCTTAAAATCTCCTCATGTCGCTTCAAATTTCGCGGGAATTTACATAAATTTAATTGCAAGGTTTgtatgaaattttcaaatttcggTTACGAACGTTGTGGCCTGACTCTGATCGCCATACTGAACGAAAGTAATCTTGATAgaagcccttttttttttagagagaTTCTCGATATACGCGACCGTCAGACAGACCTTCTTGTAATGGTTAAAAGTCGGCAAAATTCCCATTCATTCACTGTAATTTAAGCCGCGTCAAACCGTGATAAGGTCTATTGATGAATAAAGAATAAAAGCGTTTTGTTACTGTCCTTTTTCGTTTTGTCAAGTGGAAGCTTAGTTTCCACGATTTCAATTTTACAGACCTTCATGAAGACAACCCTTGTGCGGCCGGGAGTTTCCTATTTTCCCGAAACTTGAAGTCTCGCATATCTATGCGCTCGCCATGTGAAAACTCATATCTGGGTGTGGTTCGTGATAGTCCTACTTTCAGTCCTTCATTCAATTCATTCTTCGTTTTCGGGACGGATATTTGGTAAGACTGAAAAGTGCGCATTCCCcgatggtttttttttctttttatgaaacCTAGGCCTTAAAAACGTGAAATTGCGAGAATCGACTTCAAAATAGACATAATGGAAAGGGATTCTGAAAGGCAAATGCTGAATACCCGGGAAAACTAAAGCTAAACTGGCATCAATCGGAAAAGTATTAACTAAATACGAACTGTTGGTAGTGCTCTTCCATAAGAATTGATGCTACGTAGTCCACATATTGTGATGCTAAAACAGGAATAAAATTCGCAATTACATTGTTCAGTCCTCTCCATTGCCTCCACATTCTTTCGTCCAAATAGACTTGAAGATCTTCTCGAGAAATTCCCCGTCGTTGCTTGATTGGGCCCTTTAAAGCTGCCCAGGCTGATTCGGCTTCCTGGGTATGAACGGCGGTGGCTGGATCCACAAAGTTGTCGGCATGCACGACGATTCTGTGACGTAAAACAAGATGGAGCAAGTGTTGCTCTAAGTTATCATAAGCACCCCAGTCATCTGTGTGTACTTCACTTCCAGGCTGAAGACACTTGTCTCTAAGTGAGGATGCGCAGTGTGACCCGTAGAGGTAAGACGTGTGTTTGAGAGCTCCGTCACCTACAGAGATGTTTCTCTAAAACTAGCAGCTTTCAAACCCTTCATGGATTAAGAACTGAAGAAGAACTTAACGAAGAATATATGGGAAACGATAAAGAAGGAAAAGCCTCCGATTCCAAGCGCGGAGAAGGTCGTAAAAGACTCAGAGATGGTGGATCTCAAACAGATGAAGAAGACCTCATGGCATCCGGGCGCTCAACTTCGGCTCGCCTCGACGAAATGAACGCTAAATTAGACAAAGTTCTCGCAGTATGCGGCGAAATTGAATCACTCAAGAAAGAAATAGGTGAGCTAAAAGGAGAACTTAAAGATCTGAAAGAGTCACTAGAATTTGCCGGGAAAGAGATCATCAGCTTAAAAGCAGAAATGGCTGAAACTTCCACGACAGTTAAAGAAAACGGTGAGGATATGAATTCCTTTGATACTGACATTGAAGTTTTGAAGCGGAGAAATATTAAATTGGAGGCCTACACAAGGCGCGAAAATATAAGAATCTACAACATCAAAGAAGAATCTGATGAAAACACCGAAGAACAGGTTAGAAATCTATTTTTCGCTAAACTGCGAATTCCTCAAAACGATGTTGACGCCATTCGCTTCGAAAGGGTGCATAGAATTCCGGTGAAACCATCAAGTCAAAGATCGCAAAGTCGTGGTCCAAGACCAGTAATTGTTAGATTTAGTCACTATCAGAATAAGGAATTTGTCCGCTCCTTTTACAAAAACCTAAAGGGAACTAAGATTGGAATTTCGGATGACTTTCCGAGAGAGGTTGAAGAGATTCATAAAACTCTCTATCCAGTTTTAAAACAAGCGAAACGCGAACAGAAAAGGGCTTTCTTCAACTTCGACAAACTAATCATAAATGGCCAAATCTACAGAGGAGAAGAGACCAAGAACCTCCTCTATTATGGAAACATTATGAAAAACTTCGTATAATACCATGAACCGTTTGAAAGAAGAGGTAGAATACACGTCTGGTAAATGATAGATTATCTGTTTATGTACGTGAGTTTGTATgtgtttttcttgtcttttacaTGTAACTCTGTATTATATTATGAGGGGGAAAGGATCTTTGTTTTATACTTTGAAGGAACATACGTACACGTCCAAATGAAATCCCAAAATaggaaaaacttcaaaaaaactcaaaagagcaaaaaaatatatttttatttaaattagtttCTCTAAATGTTAGGGGCATAAACAATTTCCATAAACGAAGAACCATATTTACGTGGTGTCGTAAAAGAAAGGCGGACGTTATTTTTTAACAAGAAACACACTCAAAAGGGCAGTTAGAGAAACAATGGATGAATGAATGGGGTGGTAAAATCTTTTACTCGCATGGGAATCAAAATTCTTGCGGAGTTGCGGTTTTGATTAGAAACGGGTTTAATTGCagagttaaaaaaaactatcatagATCCCTCGGGGCGTTTTATCGTGTTAAAAGTAGACATCGAAGACAAAGTTTACGTTTTGGTAAATATTTACGCCCCGAATAAAGACAAGGTTACGtgtaaatttttccaaaatctGCACAATACCCTGCAATCTGACGATTTAGATTGTGAGGAAAATATAATCTGCGGAGGTGATTTTAATTGCCCTCTAAATCCGATGCTTGACAAAAGAGGTGGTGTAATGGTACCTAGGAAAATGGTAATAGACAATATTGAATGTTTAAAAACTGAGCTAGACCTGGTAGATGTTTGGAGAATTAAAAATCCTCAAACCAAAAGTTACACCTGGAGTCAAAAATCGCCTCCAATCTTTTGTCGTTTGGACTTTTGGCTAATATCGAATAATCTGCAAGACTTTGTGAATTCCACGAATATTATTCCAGCGATAAAAACAGATCATGCAGCAATCGAGCTAGCTTTAACCGATTCATATCAAAGTGTTAAGGGTCCaagcttttggaaaatgaatGTCTCTCTTCTTGAAGATGAAACTTATCTTAAtgacttgaaaaataatttaccgCAATGGAAAACAATGGGCACAAATGACTTATCAGACAAACGCTCTGTTTGGGATTGGCTGAAATACAATATTCGAAACCATACTATTTGTTATTCTAAACAAAAAGCCaaagaacgaaacaaaaaggaaaaatctctACAAACTGCCTATGAAGAAGCAAAAACGTTGTATGAAGCTGATCCTACCGATTTAAATCAAAATCGTTTAAATGAAGCAAAAGAAGCTTTCGAACTATTCTATGAGCAAAAAATAGCAGGTGTTATTATTCGCGCAAGGGCTCGATGGCATGAGCATGGAGAAAGaagcacaaaatattttttaaatttagagaaACGGAATAACGTTCAAAAGCATATAAGAAAATTACACGCTAGTGGTGTTATTACAACTGATCCCTTCAAGATACTTGATGAACAGAAACGCTTCTATCACGACCtgtataaatcaaaatctaCTGTCATGGATTGCACTactggagaaacgtttttaagcAACTTGAATATACCTAAATTAtcagaagaacaaaaacaatcttGTGAAGGTGAGATATCTCTtgaggaaattaaattaatcCTAGACAGCTTTCAAAACAATAAATCACCTGGCAGTGATGGAATACCAAttgaattttacaaaacttgttgGAACCTGATCAGTGACTCTTTTTTAGAATGCACAAAGGAGTCCTTTAAATATGGAGAAATGTCCTGCTCTCAAAGGAAAGCAGTTATCACATTAATTGAGAAACAAGGTAAAGATCGAACACTTATAGAAAATTGGCGACCAATCTCCCTCATTAATGTAGAtgcgaaaataatttcaaaagtaATTGCGGCTAgagttaaaaatgttttgccaagCATTATTCATCACAATCAAACGGGTTATGTTAAAGATCGCTACATTGGAGAAACAGTTAGGTCGATATTGGATATAATGGAATTCACAGATAAAGAAAATATTCCtggcattttgatttttattgatttcaaaaaAGTTTTTGACACCTTAGAGTGGCAATATCTTTTTAACTGTCTTAAAGCCTTCAATTTTGGCCCGAATTTAATTGCTTGGGTCGAgactttttatcaaaatattcaGAGCTGTGTAATAAATAATGGTATGGCATCTGATTATTTTACATTAGAATGGGGAGTGAGACAGGGAGACCCCCTTTCTCCCTACCTCTTTCTTTTAGCCATCGAAACATTGGCAATTTCAATTCGCGAAAATCCTGAGATTGATGGAATCAAAATAGACAAAAATGAGACAAAGCTTCTTCAATACGCAGATTATACTACAGCAGTGTTGTCCAATTTAAACTCAGCTATCACTTTATTTCAACACCTGAATTTATTTAAAAGCGTATCTGGACTTGAAGTCAATAGCTCAAAAACAGAGGGTATGTGGATTGGGTCTCTTAAGAGCAATGAAGAGAAACCATTTGGTATAAAATGGCCAAGCGAACCCATTAAGGCTCTAGGGGTGTTTTTCACATACGATCAAACACTACTTTACGAAAAAAACTTCCGGGataaacttgataaaatgaagaaacttaCAAATATCTGGTTTTCTAGAGGACTTTCCATATATGGAAAAGTCACAATAATTAAATCTCTACTTATTCCAAAATTGGTTTATGCATCCTCGCTACTTCCAACTCCtgcaaaaattatcaaataAGCTGAACgcataatttacacatttttatgGAAAGGGAAAGACAAGGTGACAAGGCTCTCAGCAATTAACAATTTTGAAGGAGGTGGTATAAAAATGATAGACATAGAGAGCATGGTTAAAGCTCTAAGGTTAGCCTGGTTGAAACGAATTTTTAATGATAACGAAAGTACATGGAAAACCTATTTGTTGTACCTCTTAAAAGACTTTGGgggttctttaatttttgagtgcAATTATACTATGAAAGATCTTTCCATAATCTCAATTTTCTACAGATAGCTTCTGCAATGGTGGTCAGAATTCCGAGATCACTTTTCTGACGAGAAATACTGGTTATCTATTATTTGGAATCATAAAGACATAAGAATAAATGGAAAACCTGTTTTTTATAAGACTTATTACAACTCGGGAATTTATACGGTCAGTGATCTCTTATTAAATCTTGACAACTTGGAATCCTTCGaggcaataaaaaataaaatagagaaggtCAATTTTCTTACATGGACAGGTCTTAGACATTCAGTACCTTCCAACTTAAAAACATTGCAGTACGAGTTCACTAAAGGTAATGCTTCTTTCATatacaaaaatgatatttttgatattacaaaagtaaaatcaaaagaTTATTATTCTTTAATGATAAGTAAAAAAGCTCAACTACCAAATAACGTCCAGAAACTAAAACGACATTTCAACTTAACTGAGGAAGATTTGAAACTTGCTTTCAATCTTCCCCACATTATAACTTATGAACCTTATGCCAAAGCCCTTcaatacaaaatcttaaattcGATACTTTATACGAACacgaaattatttaaaattggaTACAGTGAGCACGATAAGTGTACTTTTTGCAGCAACGAATCAGAAACATTGCACCATCTCTTTTTCTACTGTCCCTACTCAAATCTGTTTtggaaaagctttgaaaaatactattttactatatcaaaactatttaaaattctAAACCTACAAGATATCATTATAGGAATTACAGCATCATTTTGCCCCTTACTAAactatttaatattaattggtAAAATACATATTTGGGATTGCAGGAGGAAGGGTGTACGTCCAAATCTTGAaggtttcaaatttaaaattaaaattaaatatcaaacagaaaaatatattgcaaCTAAGAATAATGATTTAGAAACTTTTTATAGAAAATGGACAGACAATTTTCCACTCTAGAATACTAATAGTAAGCGTCAATGTAATGtcattgtaatttaattaatcatttattaattaattattattgtgaataCATATAATTAACTGATAATTAATGCTAACAACAGCAAATGCGCAGCTGTTTTAGCTACTtcctatatgttttttttttacttgtgttgtaattgttgtatttgtaaatcaaattaaaaaaaaaaaaaaaaaaaaagtgttgctCTAAGTTATCATAAGCACCCCAGTCATCTGTGTGTACTTCACTTCCAGGCTGAAGACACTTGGCCAGAATCGGAAGGAGGGTGGCACGGTCCCGTTTTTCTACTACCTCGTAGTAACCTCTGGATGGACGGGTATCACACGAAATTACTCCAAACACCCACAGATCCGATGTTCGTCTACCCCTGTTATACTAATTAAAACAGTACAAATGAGTTTTCAGATAATTAACTGATTAGCCCCTCAATTACAGTTCAAAATAGAAGCAGTCGAGCCCGAAAATGACAatgtttgataaaaaaaaaaaaaaaaacggttaagGAAGAATTCAGTGCTGAGGTAACTTTCGTTAAAATAGGGTGAAGGAATTAGGTTACGTCGTTATACATgttttagaaaaagaaacagcTGAACCCGAAATGCGAAACTTACCTTTGGTTTGTGATTGAACTTACTCTCGTCGCATTTTACAAGGCATCTGCCTACAAATGGTACGATTGGATTTCTTCCCATATCTATGGAACAGACATCTTCCAAACAGCGGAAAACTCGGCCAACTGCATTATCACTGAGGCTCAACATACGGGCGGTTTGTCTCCTGCTTTGGTCTATTGACCAGACTGAATAGGAAACTGTCACGCGAGAAGCCGATTCCTGGTTTTAAAGCAATGACGCGGTTTAGAACTTACGGGTGGAAACAGTACAGAAATGTGTTTTATAAACTCACTTTTTCAATAGCTGATGGTCAGTGTCTAGCTGGcatgaaaagcaaaaacaatactGACCTGCTTATTTCCTGCGATTACGGCTTCGCTGATCCAAAGTTGCTCATATCACAGCAAAATGAGTACAGTATAACGTATAACACATCAAGGTAGTCAAGGATaaaagttgaaagaagattCTTACCAGAATCAGGCTCGCTGAGTCGAGTAAACAAGGTAGTCCTAGAAGAAATAAGCTACAGCTCTTCGTTTGTTTAATCTCGAGTTTTCGGGCGAATTCGCGCCAAGTTTTGACTTAACTCGACTTAACTGATAATGTGTGGGATTTTAAGCTTAACGGCAGATGTTTACGTCATACTCCCCGTCTAAACCATTTCAGTtttgacttgtccatttgacTTTGCACCAAATGGATTGCCCGCCTATTCAATCATTTGACACGTCATTAAACCATTCCCCGCGGATTTAAGTCGTTTGTAACGTTGAACCGTTCCTTCTTAAACTAAATCAGTTCAATattgacttgtccatttgacTTAGCAAAGAATCAATTGCCCGGCTAAACCATTTCGCACTTCACTAAACCATTTGCCGGTCAGTTAAGTCATTTGTCAGTTTGTTCAAccgttctttctttaatttaaccATTCTGCTACAGAGCACTAGACCATTTGTTGTCAGACCTGCTCATTCCACATTTCGTTGATGGACGGATTCTCAATTGAATAAACCGATTTGAAGTAGTCTGTATCGTTTCAACATCGGCGTGtaaaccatttcaaaacaatctaaCCCAATTCATTTTTGACTGAATCGCTTCGCAAAAGAACACTTAACCTTCCGTATTTCGACAGTTCCATTTCAAAACCAATTATTTCGTTTTGCAAACCATCACTAAACCATTTCTGTTTACtctgttcatttcaatttaatgtatttttggcggtgatggcgGCCCATAGGAAAGGATTGCATGCATGTATGTTATTTTGCTGGCAAATGGGCTATTACAATATTTCGATTAGCTGGCTTTCATTTCCAATTAAACCATTACATACATTACTGATCAGACGACAGTATGAGGCTGGGATTCTAGATCACCACAAAGCTCCTTCAACTGGAACTCAAGTTTGCTGGTAGTGAAGAACGACTATATTTTATCTACGAAAGTTAATTATAGAGCAAAATACGAGGTTTCATTCCATAAATCCACTCAAGTCAAATGGTCATGCCAGTATGCTAACTAAACACCACGAACGCCCGgggcaaataaaaataaataaataaatacttaCGTGGGACCGGGCAACACATCCACAACTTCTACAATTGGATGTCCCATCCATCAATATGAACTTCTGACAAGCACCAAATCGATGCATAGGGTGGTTGATACAACCCCCACGAAACACACCTTCTCTGTCCCTTGCAGCCATTATACTCCGTTCTGACAAAAAAGTAGTACGGCGCGCCTAGGTCCGTGGGTCATTCGTCCATTCAATTTTCAAtccaaattaaaaattgaaaatcgatgtcaatttttgtttttcctttcttttccctCTCTTGAAAGCAATAAACGCGTATCCAGAAACATTTTATCGTTTTCACGCGTATAAGAAAGAAAAGTAACACTTCgacttcttttttttgttaagtcAACATTGAATAGGAAATCAAGCAGGCTATGGTATTCGTTTATTGGCAGGAAAACCATTGTCACAGTCTTGTGCCAGCAACGATTACGTGAACTTAGAAGAAagtccaaaattgaaaattgaaatcgattttcaatttttgtttttgggcGAAGAATTAATCAATCGTGCCCACTCCAAGTGACAAAGGTACCCACAGGGAGCTGGTGGAGGGAATGTTTGGCTACGTTCCCCAGTCCAGTAAAAAGCTTTACTTCCATAATTATTTTCAGGGCAACACAAATAACTTAAAGCCAATGTGGCAAGGCATAAATGATTTAATAAATCCTAAAACGAAGAACACGAAAGTAATTACGAAAATGAGGCACCCGCAAACTCAAGAGATATCCCATGATCCTTTGATGAATGCGAACATACTCAATTCTCATTTTGGCTCCGTAGGTAACAGACTAGCCTCTGAATTGCCTAATAGTAACAGACACTTTTCTAATTATCTACCGAGAACCACTTATTCTggggttgtttaccatttacccgaaaaatccggaaatttcggATGGAATGTAAATGGTAggactatttttttcttcccgAACGGAAATTTCCACGGGAAAATGG is a genomic window of Acropora muricata isolate sample 2 chromosome 8, ASM3666990v1, whole genome shotgun sequence containing:
- the LOC136926604 gene encoding tropomyosin alpha-1 chain-like; this translates as MGNDKEGKASDSKRGEGRKRLRDGGSQTDEEDLMASGRSTSARLDEMNAKLDKVLAVCGEIESLKKEIGELKGELKDLKESLEFAGKEIISLKAEMAETSTTVKENGEDMNSFDTDIEVLKRRNIKLEAYTRRENIRIYNIKEESDENTEEQVRNLFFAKLRIPQNDVDAIRFERVHRIPVKPSSQRSQSRGPRPVIVRFSHYQNKEFVRSFYKNLKGTKIGISDDFPREVEEIHKTLYPVLKQAKREQKRAFFNFDKLIINGQIYRGEETKNLLYYGNIMKNFV